The Acidimicrobiales bacterium genome contains the following window.
CCTTGGCACCGCTGTTGTCGGCGACCTTGAGTCGGGACTCCTGCTGGATCATGGCTACTTCGCCCTTTCCAGCACTTCGACGAGACGCCAGCGCTTCAGCTTCGACAGCGGGCGGGTCTCGGCGATGCGGACGCGGTCGCCGGGTCGAGCCTCGTTGTTCTCGTCGTGGGCGAACAGCTTCGTCGTCCGGACCATGGTCTTGCGGTAGAGGGGGTGCGGCTTGCGGGTGGTCACGACGACCACGGCCGTCTTGTCCATGCTGTTGGTGCGCACGATCCCCTCACGGATCTTGCGGGCGCCGCGGTCCTTGGGCTCGACCTCGACGGTGGCCCGGACGGCCGGCGCCTTCGTGGCCGCGGCTTTCTTGGCGGGCGCCTTCTTCGCCGGAGCCGCTTTCTTGGCGGCGGTCTTCTTGGCCGCCGCCTTCTTCGGCGCCGGCGTCTCTTCGGTCTCGGTGGTATCTGCCATCAGGCCTTCTCCTGGCTGCCGGCTTCTGCCTCGGCAGCAGTGATCTCACGGGCCCGCAGCTCGGTCTGGATGCGGGCGACGTCCTTGCGGGTCTGGCCGATGCGGACGTAGTTCGACAGCTGGCCCGTGGCGTGCTGGAAGCGCAGCTTGAACAGCTCTTCCTTGGTCTCGCGCAGCTGGGTCACGAGGCTCACGTCGTCCAGGTCGCGGAAGCTCTCCTGAGCCATCAGAACGCCTCCTCGCGGGTGACGAAGCGGGCCTTGATCGGCAGCTTCTGGATGGCGCGCTCGATGGCGGCCTTGGCGAGCTCGGCATCCGGGTAGGACAGCTCGAACATGATCC
Protein-coding sequences here:
- the rpmC gene encoding 50S ribosomal protein L29 codes for the protein MAQESFRDLDDVSLVTQLRETKEELFKLRFQHATGQLSNYVRIGQTRKDVARIQTELRAREITAAEAEAGSQEKA
- the rpsQ gene encoding 30S ribosomal protein S17; this encodes MREGIVRTNSMDKTAVVVVTTRKPHPLYRKTMVRTTKLFAHDENNEARPGDRVRIAETRPLSKLKRWRLVEVLERAK